In Marinobacterium sp. LSUCC0821, the DNA window CTCAATTAACCCGTTTTAGAACCTGGTTAGCGACTCAAGATCCAGAGTACTCTTTTGCCGATTACGATTCACTCTGGCATTGGAGTACGAGCGATATTTGGGGCTTTTGGGAGGCGCTGCGTCGTTTCTTAGCGATAGATTTCACAATCCCTGCGCATTCCGTCGTCGACACTCTTACCGATATTCCAGGTGCTAATTGGTTTTCGGGTGCGTCCCTTAACTTTGCTGAGGCGCTATTAAAACGACGCGACAGTGAGAGCGCCGTTATCTTTCGTGGCGAAAATGGTCGCCGATATTCATTGAGCTATGCCGATCTGTATCAACAGACTGCTAAGTTTGCGCACTATCTAAAGGCGCAAGGAGTGGTCGCAGGAGATCGCGTAGCGGGCTATATGCCCAACATCCCTGAGACTATCGTTGCGATGTTAGCAACTAGCTCGATAGGCGCTATCTGGACTTCATGCTCCCCCGATTTTGGTGCAAATGGGGTGGTCGATCGTTTCGGGCAAACAGAGCCGAAAATTCTAGTGACAGTGGATGGTTATCATTATGGCGGTAAGAAACTAGATAATAGAGACAAGCTTCCGGAGATCTTAGAGCGTATTCCTAGCGTTAAAACAGTTGTCGTGGTGCCTTTCTTAGATCTGGATATCGACCTATCAAACATCCCCAAGGCAATAAATTGGAATTCAGCGACAGCTAACGATGTGGCTGAGGTTGAGTTCGCACAGTTACCCTTCGATCACCCGCTATACATCATGTACTCATCAGGCACGACGGGTGTACCTAAGTGCATAGTGCATGGCGCAGGTGGCACATTGATACAGCATCTTAAAGAGCATGTGCTGCATACTGATATGTCTGCTTCAGATCGAATGCTCTATTTCACCACCTGTGGTTGGATGATGTGGAACTGGATGGTTTCGGCACTGGGGGCAGGTTCTTCGCTTGTGCTGTTTGATGGCTCACCTTTCCACCCATCCGCTAGTGCGCTCTGGGACATCATTGAAGAGGAGTCGGTGACGGTATTTGGTACAGGTGCGAAGTACATTGCTGCCATTCAATCGAACGGTTTAAAACCAGCAGCATCGCATGATCTAACCAAGCTAAGAGCTATCCTCTCTACCGGTTCTCCTCTCTCACCTGAGAGCTTTGAATTTATCTACAAGGATGTGAAGTCTGATCTGCATCTTGCTTCGATTTCAGGGGGTACAGACATCATCTCCTGTTTTGCCTTGGGTAACCCAACGCTTCCGGTCTATACCGGCGAGATACAGTCGCGTGGTTTGGGTATGGCAGTAGATATCTTCGATGACGAAGGTAATTCAATGCCAGCAGGTAAGGGTGAACTCGTCTGCACTAAACCCTTCCCAAGTCGCCCACTGGGCTTTTGGAACGACCCAGAGGGTGTACGCTACCATGAGGCCTACTTTGACCATTTTGAAGGGGTGTGGGCACACGGTGATTACGCAGAGATCACAGCGCATAAGGGGCTAATTATTCATGGTCGCTCAGATGCCGTGCTTAACCCAGGTGGTGTTCGTATTGGCACAGCTGAAATCTATCGTCAGGTTGAGAAGGTTAGCGAGGTGGTCGATTCAATCTGTATCGGCCAGCCCTATGAGGATGATGTTCGCGTTGTGCTGTTTGTCGTGCTGCGCGACGGTGTAGAGCTGGATGATCAATTAATCGCCAAGATTAAAACCACAATTCGCTCTAATACAACGCCACGCCATGTGCCATCGATCATCAAAACAGTTGCAGACATCCCACGAACTAAGAGTGGCAAAATTGTGGAGCTGGCTGTCCGAAATGTTGTGATGGGTGCGCCGGTTAAGAATGTGGAGTCACTGGCTAACCCTGAGGCGTTAGATAACTTCAAAAATATTGTCTGAAATCACCCAGCTTCGTTACAGCTCGCCTATACTGCTTTTAGAATTAAGCTAAAAATAGATTTTGAGGCGTATATGACAGTTGATCGATTTGGTTTGTTATCTGGACGGTTAGGTACCCTGACTGATCGTGTTGAGTATGTTCACGGTTTAGTGATGGAGAAACTTCCCACGGTCGATCGCATCATGGGTGTGCTCTAAGGGTTACAAATCTTCATTCACAGTAACCCTAAACAACGGTTCACAACTGATCGGTTTTCTCTTCTTCGATAGCTCGCAACAAGGTACTTTTACGCCGGAAGTACAACGCGATCTGTTGATCTACTCAAACCTCATTCAGATGGCAGTTGCCTCTGAGTTGATGGTGATCGATTCGTTGTTAGCAACCACGGCAGCTGCGCGAGATTTTGCTGATCTGCGTGACTTTGAAACTGGTAAGCACCTAGACCGAATGGCCCAGTTCTCAAGGCTTATTGCCCGTGAAATTGCCGAGCAACTTGATCTGTCGGATGAGTTTGTGGAGCAGCTTTACCTCTTTGCGCCGTTGCACGATATTGGAAAAATCGGTATTCCCGATCAGATACTCTTAAAACCGGGTCGTCTAACACCAGAAGAGCGAACTGTGGTTCAAGAGCACGTTGCTAAGGGGGTATCCATCATCGAAAAAGTACTCACTGAGTACAGCTTAAATGCAGTTTCTGATACCCAGGTGTTGATGAATATCATCAGTTGCCATCATGAGTATTTAGATGGATCGGGTTACCCAAATGGGAAGTCTGGCGATGAAATTCCGGTTGAAGCGAGGGTTATCACCGTTGCTGATATCTTTGATGCGCTAACCAGTATTCGACCCTACAAAAAACCTTGGGATGTAGATGATGCGATTGATGAACTGCGTCGTATGGCAAGTGAATCCAAGCTCGACTCTCGTGTTGTTGAAGCGCTAGCTAAACACCGTGACGAGGCGGCGAGACTGGTCGTTGAGCTGGCCGACCTACCAGAGGATATCTCTGCTTAAACCTTCGTTTACGTGATTAGCAAGGGACTCTAAACCCTAGCTGTAAAGCACCCAAACTGCATAGAATGCCACCCACATCAGTAGCAGTGTGCCTGGAACTAACAGGCGAAAGAGTAGCGCGCGGCTCCCAAGTACACCCACATAAGCAATCTTAACTAAGCTGTTTACGGTGGCTGCAAGAATAATCCCAACGCTGGCTGTCTCGTTGGTAATGGCATCTCCCGCCATGCGAGACATGGCTAGGGTAGGTGCATCCGCATCAGTCAGAGCCGATATCATCGCCACCCACACCACAGCGCTCTCACCTAGGTAGGTAATCGCTAAATGTGACGCGAGCAGTATGGCAGCTAATAAGCCCCCAAAAATGAGTGCTGGAAGCGGTTGGAAGGGGCTCTGTTTAAAATCGGGTTGTGCCAGTGCTGGTGATGTATCGGTTTGCCTGAAAAGAAAGAGTAGAGCGCTTGCAAGAAAGATGAGTGTCATGCCGCCTAACGGAAGCCATAACGCGGCCAATAGTTCAGGTTTAACCACCATCACCTCTAAAAGCAT includes these proteins:
- a CDS encoding acetoacetate--CoA ligase, encoding MQPLWSPTEAQISDAQLTRFRTWLATQDPEYSFADYDSLWHWSTSDIWGFWEALRRFLAIDFTIPAHSVVDTLTDIPGANWFSGASLNFAEALLKRRDSESAVIFRGENGRRYSLSYADLYQQTAKFAHYLKAQGVVAGDRVAGYMPNIPETIVAMLATSSIGAIWTSCSPDFGANGVVDRFGQTEPKILVTVDGYHYGGKKLDNRDKLPEILERIPSVKTVVVVPFLDLDIDLSNIPKAINWNSATANDVAEVEFAQLPFDHPLYIMYSSGTTGVPKCIVHGAGGTLIQHLKEHVLHTDMSASDRMLYFTTCGWMMWNWMVSALGAGSSLVLFDGSPFHPSASALWDIIEEESVTVFGTGAKYIAAIQSNGLKPAASHDLTKLRAILSTGSPLSPESFEFIYKDVKSDLHLASISGGTDIISCFALGNPTLPVYTGEIQSRGLGMAVDIFDDEGNSMPAGKGELVCTKPFPSRPLGFWNDPEGVRYHEAYFDHFEGVWAHGDYAEITAHKGLIIHGRSDAVLNPGGVRIGTAEIYRQVEKVSEVVDSICIGQPYEDDVRVVLFVVLRDGVELDDQLIAKIKTTIRSNTTPRHVPSIIKTVADIPRTKSGKIVELAVRNVVMGAPVKNVESLANPEALDNFKNIV
- a CDS encoding HD-GYP domain-containing protein — protein: MCSKGYKSSFTVTLNNGSQLIGFLFFDSSQQGTFTPEVQRDLLIYSNLIQMAVASELMVIDSLLATTAAARDFADLRDFETGKHLDRMAQFSRLIAREIAEQLDLSDEFVEQLYLFAPLHDIGKIGIPDQILLKPGRLTPEERTVVQEHVAKGVSIIEKVLTEYSLNAVSDTQVLMNIISCHHEYLDGSGYPNGKSGDEIPVEARVITVADIFDALTSIRPYKKPWDVDDAIDELRRMASESKLDSRVVEALAKHRDEAARLVVELADLPEDISA